The Bacteroidales bacterium genome includes a region encoding these proteins:
- a CDS encoding aldehyde dehydrogenase: protein MDNYIEIIEKQREFYKKNETKKISFRKEQLKKLKTILKNNEKQLYAAIYEDFKKSEIETYITEQAFLYKNIDLYLKKVSKWSRRKRVPTNLINFPAKSYIQAEPRGVCLIIGAWNYPYLLTLDPAIAALAAGNTVILKPSEIAKNTSAIIAELINKNFPPEVFCAIEGGVPETTALLKQKFDKIFFTGSASVGKIVYEAAAKNLTPATLELGGKSPAIVFKDTNIDKTAKRIVWGKFLNAGQTCIAPDYVLVHESIYSDFLQALKKYIIKFDYAFENKNYVQIINEKNYNRLKKFIEEKNVFFGGETNAEARFINPTILTDLDFSHPVMQEEIFGPILPVLKFNDLNEIIEKIKSGQKPLACYVFTKSKKNQNKILQEISFGGGMINDTIMHISNPNLPFGGVGNSGIGSYHGKNGFITFSHYKSIMSKPFCGEPPIKYSPYSKNKKKILKQIFK from the coding sequence ATGGATAATTATATTGAAATAATAGAAAAGCAAAGGGAATTTTATAAAAAAAATGAAACAAAAAAGATTTCGTTTAGAAAAGAACAATTAAAAAAGTTAAAAACAATTCTTAAAAACAACGAAAAGCAATTATATGCTGCAATATATGAGGATTTTAAAAAATCAGAAATAGAAACATACATAACAGAACAGGCTTTTTTATATAAAAACATTGATTTGTACCTAAAAAAGGTATCAAAATGGAGTAGGCGAAAGCGAGTTCCTACAAATCTGATAAATTTTCCGGCGAAATCATATATTCAAGCAGAGCCACGCGGCGTTTGCCTAATTATTGGAGCTTGGAATTATCCTTATTTGTTAACGCTAGATCCTGCAATTGCGGCTTTAGCAGCAGGGAACACAGTAATTTTAAAACCAAGCGAAATTGCAAAAAACACATCGGCAATAATAGCAGAATTAATAAATAAAAATTTTCCTCCAGAAGTATTTTGTGCAATTGAAGGCGGAGTGCCAGAAACAACCGCTTTGTTAAAACAAAAATTTGATAAGATATTTTTTACAGGAAGTGCTTCTGTTGGAAAAATAGTTTATGAAGCGGCAGCAAAAAATCTTACTCCCGCAACGCTAGAACTTGGAGGGAAAAGTCCCGCCATTGTTTTTAAAGACACAAATATTGACAAAACAGCAAAACGTATTGTTTGGGGAAAATTTTTAAATGCCGGTCAAACTTGCATAGCTCCAGATTATGTGCTTGTACACGAAAGCATATATTCTGATTTTTTACAAGCATTGAAAAAGTATATCATTAAGTTTGATTACGCCTTTGAAAACAAAAATTATGTGCAAATAATCAATGAAAAAAACTATAACAGGCTCAAAAAATTTATTGAAGAAAAAAACGTTTTCTTTGGCGGAGAAACTAATGCTGAAGCGAGATTTATTAACCCAACAATCCTTACAGATTTAGATTTTTCGCATCCAGTAATGCAAGAGGAAATTTTTGGACCAATTCTCCCGGTTTTAAAATTTAATGATTTGAATGAAATTATTGAAAAAATAAAAAGCGGGCAAAAACCGCTTGCATGCTATGTTTTTACAAAAAGCAAAAAAAATCAAAATAAAATATTACAAGAAATATCTTTTGGCGGAGGAATGATAAACGACACAATCATGCACATTTCAAATCCAAATCTTCCTTTTGGCGGAGTTGGGAATAGCGGAATAGGCAGCTATCATGGTAAAAATGGATTTATAACATTTTCGCATTACAAAAGCATAATGTCAAAGCCATTTTGTGGAGAACCACCAATAAAATATTCTCCATATTCAAAAAATAAAAAGAAAATTTTAAAGCAAATCTTTAAATAA
- a CDS encoding sodium-dependent transporter: MNKTSQAWGTRTGLILAMAGNAVGFGNFLRFPVQAIQNGGGAFIIPYLVSFVVLGLPLLLIEWSIGRYGGNKGFHSAPLMLQSMDKRRIWKYVGVFGIFSNIGIASYYCYMESWTLAYIFHSVRGTFNGMNQQEVVNVFNDYVSIGTATLIPYEPIVFFVICLVINVFILSKGLKGGIEKVAKIAMPLLIVFGILLAIRAVTLKVGSNGVLFDSSVGLNFLWTPDYKSILDPKVWFAAASQIFFTLSLGMGCVHAYASYLKRKDDIALNAMSAGTINEFVEVVLGGAIIIPITVGYLGIDQLKELAAFGGLGLGFKTIPYLFTQWGPIIGAFAGVMWFGLLFFAGITSSLAMGTPVQGFLEDEFGWSRKKTAISFGIIVFIIGLPTVLFFNNGVFDEYDYWTGSFSLFVFAAFESILFAWCFGIEKGWKEINLGADIKVPKIFKFIIAYVTPLLLIIVFLGAVFTPKDNDWIFAFQNLFSGQGWQFDHGSFVGKILNTGITEQINLAQDASEIAQLKTNRLIVNLARLLLLTLFVVIAIFVRRSYYKKFKTKKNE; encoded by the coding sequence ATGAATAAAACAAGCCAAGCATGGGGAACGCGGACAGGCTTAATTCTTGCAATGGCAGGTAATGCTGTTGGATTTGGTAATTTTTTACGTTTTCCTGTTCAAGCCATACAAAATGGTGGAGGAGCCTTTATTATTCCGTATTTGGTAAGTTTTGTTGTGTTGGGGCTGCCTCTTTTGTTGATAGAATGGAGCATTGGTAGATATGGTGGCAATAAAGGTTTCCATAGTGCTCCGCTTATGTTGCAAAGCATGGACAAGAGGCGAATTTGGAAATATGTCGGAGTTTTTGGAATTTTTAGCAATATTGGAATAGCCTCTTACTATTGCTATATGGAATCTTGGACTCTTGCATATATTTTCCATAGCGTAAGAGGAACTTTTAATGGAATGAACCAGCAAGAAGTTGTTAATGTTTTTAATGATTATGTTTCAATAGGCACAGCAACATTAATTCCATACGAACCCATTGTTTTTTTTGTAATATGTCTAGTTATAAATGTTTTTATTTTAAGCAAAGGCTTGAAAGGCGGAATTGAAAAAGTCGCAAAAATAGCGATGCCGCTATTGATTGTTTTTGGAATATTGCTAGCGATAAGAGCGGTAACATTAAAAGTTGGCTCAAATGGCGTATTATTTGACAGTTCTGTTGGCTTAAATTTTTTATGGACACCCGATTATAAATCCATTTTAGATCCAAAAGTGTGGTTTGCTGCGGCAAGTCAAATATTTTTCACGCTTTCTCTTGGAATGGGTTGCGTTCACGCCTATGCTTCTTATCTAAAAAGAAAAGATGATATTGCTCTAAATGCGATGTCTGCTGGGACAATAAATGAGTTTGTAGAAGTTGTTTTAGGCGGAGCTATAATTATTCCTATAACTGTGGGATATTTAGGAATAGATCAGCTAAAAGAATTAGCAGCTTTTGGAGGTCTGGGACTTGGTTTTAAAACAATACCATATTTGTTTACTCAATGGGGACCAATAATCGGAGCATTTGCTGGCGTAATGTGGTTTGGGCTACTGTTTTTTGCGGGAATTACATCGTCTCTTGCAATGGGAACGCCTGTGCAGGGTTTTCTTGAAGACGAGTTTGGCTGGTCAAGGAAAAAGACAGCAATTTCTTTTGGTATAATTGTTTTTATTATTGGATTGCCAACTGTTTTATTTTTCAATAATGGTGTTTTTGATGAATATGACTATTGGACAGGCTCTTTTTCTTTATTTGTTTTTGCTGCATTTGAAAGTATTTTGTTTGCTTGGTGTTTTGGAATAGAAAAGGGTTGGAAAGAAATTAATTTAGGAGCAGATATAAAAGTTCCTAAAATTTTTAAATTTATAATTGCATATGTAACACCATTGTTGCTAATAATAGTTTTTCTGGGAGCAGTTTTCACACCAAAAGACAATGACTGGATTTTTGCTTTTCAAAACTTGTTTAGTGGACAAGGGTGGCAGTTTGACCACGGAAGCTTTGTTGGAAAAATATTAAACACAGGAATAACAGAACAAATAAACTTAGCTCAAGATGCTTCAGAAATAGCACAATTAAAAACCAACCGACTAATTGTAAATCTTGCGCGATTATTACTTTTAACCCTTTTTGTAGTGATTGCAATTTTTGTTAGAAGATCATATTATAAAAAATTTAAAACTAAGAAAAATGAATAG
- a CDS encoding DUF2851 family protein, with amino-acid sequence MPKPKIPEKFIHYVWEKGLLGRYFSLTSGENCEIIHPGTSGNKDGPDFENTQILIKNKFYAGNSEIHFQSSDWFLHEHNSDDAYEKIILHIVLVNNKTIYYKKGKTIPTIVLPKETIENLYIKYFSNLSSTNKKIKCSEILKSIENNDFIRIANKLARVRFSKKTNLILEIFSKNNDWVETTWKAVSVAFGLPHNKVPFEYLSNTISWKMLMRAGDVFSIEAILFGQGGFLENKKEFKNSYEQSLCEEFTHIKNKYSLLSLDVSVWKNSPIRPTSLPEMRIAQLSAVVKNIPDLFNKIILAKNISDCYKIFKQPVSEFWTSHCKFETPYLSSGFIGKLALDTIIINSVIPLKLAYAQYLNKKNKLKESIEIINLINAEKNEIINIFVQSGKFILKNAKQSQGIIELYNEYCKKEKCMNCPIMKNFINKKL; translated from the coding sequence ATGCCAAAACCCAAAATTCCAGAAAAATTTATTCATTATGTATGGGAAAAAGGTCTTTTAGGGCGGTACTTTAGTCTTACTTCTGGCGAAAATTGCGAAATAATACATCCCGGAACAAGTGGAAACAAAGATGGTCCTGATTTTGAAAACACGCAAATTTTAATAAAAAATAAATTTTACGCAGGAAATTCGGAAATACACTTTCAAAGTAGCGATTGGTTTTTGCATGAGCACAATTCTGATGATGCTTACGAAAAAATAATTTTGCATATAGTTTTAGTAAATAATAAAACCATTTATTATAAAAAAGGCAAAACTATTCCAACAATTGTTCTACCAAAAGAAACAATAGAAAATTTGTATATTAAATATTTTTCAAATTTATCTTCAACAAACAAAAAAATAAAATGTTCTGAAATCTTAAAAAGCATAGAAAACAATGATTTTATAAGAATAGCAAACAAATTAGCGCGTGTTAGATTTAGCAAAAAAACAAATCTGATTTTAGAAATATTTTCAAAAAACAACGATTGGGTAGAAACAACATGGAAAGCGGTGTCTGTGGCATTTGGTCTTCCGCATAATAAAGTTCCATTTGAATATTTATCAAACACCATTTCGTGGAAAATGCTGATGCGAGCAGGAGATGTTTTTTCAATAGAGGCGATATTATTTGGGCAAGGAGGTTTTTTAGAAAACAAAAAAGAATTTAAAAACAGTTATGAGCAATCTTTGTGTGAAGAATTTACGCATATAAAAAACAAATATTCGCTATTGTCCTTAGATGTATCTGTTTGGAAAAACAGTCCAATAAGACCCACGTCTTTACCTGAAATGCGAATAGCACAATTATCGGCAGTTGTAAAAAATATTCCAGATTTATTTAATAAAATTATTTTAGCAAAAAACATAAGCGATTGTTATAAAATATTCAAACAGCCTGTATCTGAGTTTTGGACAAGTCATTGCAAGTTTGAAACACCATATTTGAGTTCTGGATTTATAGGAAAATTGGCTTTAGACACAATTATTATAAATTCTGTTATTCCGCTAAAACTCGCTTATGCACAATATTTAAACAAAAAAAACAAATTAAAAGAAAGCATAGAAATAATTAATTTAATTAATGCGGAGAAAAATGAAATAATTAATATATTTGTACAGTCAGGAAAATTTATATTAAAAAACGCAAAGCAATCTCAAGGAATAATAGAGCTGTACAATGAATACTGCAAAAAAGAAAAATGTATGAATTGTCCGATAATGAAAAACTTTATAAATAAAAAATTATGA
- a CDS encoding energy transducer TonB produces the protein MKKLFTLISLLIFLAPASIMAQSEEQIFVVVDKMPEFKGGTAAFNNFIRTNLKYPEEALKNKIEGVVIASFIVEKDGSVSNPTIISKIGYGCDTEVIRLINSMPKWIPGTKDGKAVRVKLSTPFEFKL, from the coding sequence ATGAAAAAATTATTTACTTTGATTTCTCTTTTAATCTTTCTTGCTCCTGCAAGCATTATGGCTCAATCTGAAGAACAAATATTTGTTGTTGTAGATAAAATGCCAGAATTTAAAGGTGGAACGGCAGCTTTTAATAATTTTATAAGAACTAATCTGAAATACCCAGAAGAAGCTTTGAAAAATAAAATAGAAGGTGTTGTTATTGCTTCTTTTATCGTTGAAAAAGACGGAAGTGTTTCTAACCCAACAATAATTTCAAAAATCGGCTATGGTTGCGACACAGAGGTTATCAGATTAATTAATTCCATGCCAAAATGGATCCCTGGAACTAAAGATGGAAAAGCTGTTAGGGTAAAGCTCAGCACTCCTTTTGAATTCAAATTATAG
- a CDS encoding PorT family protein — MKKTIIFSLFAIFSLSIFAQDIDEEVQLSNRFGKADRLMVDVYNDFWLGTPDSANFSKFNRGASVSLMKDFPFGETNFSFAVGLGIGMHNAYNDCNMYRDSNAVTYFVPIKNEYKMNKIGLSFVDLPIELRFKTKRDNVFRIAIGGKIGYMMNNHVKYSDATTKVKTFKIENINPLRYGVTARIGYKMFNLYAYYGLSTLFKDKKGPEMTPVSVGISFIPF; from the coding sequence ATGAAAAAGACTATTATTTTTTCTTTATTTGCTATTTTTTCTTTATCAATATTCGCACAAGATATTGATGAAGAAGTTCAATTATCAAATCGTTTTGGAAAAGCAGATCGCCTTATGGTAGATGTATATAATGATTTTTGGCTTGGCACACCAGATTCTGCAAATTTTTCCAAATTTAATAGAGGTGCATCTGTTAGCCTTATGAAAGATTTTCCTTTTGGAGAAACCAATTTTAGCTTTGCTGTAGGCTTGGGAATTGGCATGCATAATGCATATAATGATTGTAATATGTATAGAGACAGTAATGCTGTTACCTATTTTGTTCCAATAAAAAATGAATATAAAATGAATAAAATAGGACTATCCTTTGTTGATTTGCCAATAGAATTGCGTTTTAAAACCAAAAGGGACAATGTTTTTCGTATTGCAATTGGCGGAAAAATTGGATATATGATGAATAATCATGTGAAATATTCAGACGCAACCACAAAAGTAAAAACATTCAAAATAGAAAACATTAATCCTTTAAGATATGGCGTAACAGCTCGTATTGGATATAAAATGTTTAATTTATATGCATATTATGGTCTTTCAACGCTGTTTAAAGATAAAAAAGGTCCAGAAATGACACCTGTATCTGTGGGAATTTCTTTTATTCCTTTTTAA
- a CDS encoding aminopeptidase P family protein has product MELFEKQVYISRRKKLIQKGLKGIALFIGNTESPMNYPSNGYHFRQDSNFSYFFGLDIPNMIGVIDFDEGKEIIFANDVDIDDIIWMGPQPSIKELAAKVGVELSFSLNEFENYISKVKNQNRKIHFTPPYRAESKIMINSWLGINFQNMKSAASVELIKAIVDLRSVKEPCEIDELEIAAKIGYEMHMAAFKHAKSGVKEQEIYGIMEGISYMYGKGPSFPIILSIHGETLHNHNHSNILKNGDLLLVDAGAQNNKYYSSDYTRTMPVDGIFSEKQKNIYQIVLDANNKALSLAKPEVTYQSIHLDVCKVITDGLKQVGLMKGDTNEAVAAGAHALFLPHGLGHMMGLDVHDMEDFGEDYVGYDDDVKRINQFGTSSLRMGRRLKPGFVVTDEPGIYFIPELIDKWKSEKLFEEFINYNELEKYRDFGGIRLEDDILVTETGARFLGGKRLPITIEEVEEIIKNN; this is encoded by the coding sequence ATGGAGCTTTTTGAAAAACAAGTTTATATTTCTCGCAGAAAAAAACTAATACAAAAAGGATTAAAAGGCATTGCTCTGTTTATTGGAAACACTGAATCGCCCATGAATTATCCTTCTAACGGATACCATTTTCGTCAAGATAGCAATTTTTCATACTTTTTTGGGCTTGATATACCAAATATGATTGGTGTTATTGATTTTGATGAAGGCAAAGAAATTATTTTTGCAAACGATGTTGATATTGATGATATTATTTGGATGGGTCCTCAACCCTCTATAAAAGAATTAGCTGCAAAAGTTGGTGTCGAGCTATCTTTTTCTTTAAATGAATTTGAAAATTATATTTCAAAAGTTAAAAATCAAAATAGAAAAATTCATTTCACTCCGCCTTATAGAGCAGAAAGCAAAATAATGATTAATTCTTGGCTTGGAATTAATTTTCAAAATATGAAAAGTGCTGCAAGCGTTGAGCTAATAAAAGCTATTGTGGATTTACGCTCTGTAAAAGAACCTTGCGAAATTGATGAATTAGAAATTGCGGCAAAAATTGGTTATGAAATGCACATGGCTGCATTTAAACATGCAAAATCCGGCGTTAAAGAGCAAGAAATTTATGGTATAATGGAAGGAATTTCTTATATGTATGGCAAAGGTCCTTCTTTTCCGATAATTCTGTCAATTCATGGCGAAACATTGCACAACCATAATCACTCTAATATTCTTAAAAACGGCGATTTGCTTCTTGTTGACGCTGGTGCTCAAAATAATAAATATTATTCATCTGATTACACACGAACAATGCCTGTTGATGGCATTTTTAGCGAAAAACAAAAAAATATTTATCAAATTGTTTTAGACGCAAACAACAAAGCTTTATCCTTAGCAAAACCTGAAGTTACATATCAAAGCATACATCTTGATGTTTGTAAAGTTATTACAGATGGGTTAAAGCAAGTTGGACTAATGAAAGGCGATACAAATGAAGCTGTTGCTGCAGGAGCGCATGCTTTGTTTTTACCTCATGGGCTTGGACACATGATGGGACTTGATGTTCATGATATGGAAGATTTTGGAGAAGATTATGTTGGCTATGACGACGATGTTAAAAGAATAAATCAATTCGGAACTTCATCTCTCAGAATGGGACGCAGATTAAAACCCGGATTTGTTGTTACAGACGAGCCCGGCATTTATTTTATTCCAGAACTAATTGATAAATGGAAATCTGAAAAACTTTTTGAGGAATTTATCAATTACAATGAGCTTGAAAAATATCGCGATTTTGGTGGTATCCGCCTTGAAGACGATATCCTTGTAACTGAAACAGGAGCTCGCTTTCTAGGAGGAAAAAGATTACCAATTACCATTGAAGAAGTTGAAGAAATAATTAAAAATAACTAA
- a CDS encoding riboflavin synthase: protein MFSGIVESLGEIVKVSKEGSNIHFTVKADIASKLKVDQSVSLDGVCLTVVKVNKKEKKYVVTAIEETLNKTCLRIWEKGYLVNLERSMKADGRFDGHIVQGHVDQTATCYKVETFDGSWKYFFKYDPKKNNFTVKKGSICVNGVSLTVVDSEYDMFSVAIIPYTYENTNFHKIKEGTIVNIEFDIIGKYMQKLMELYFVQEKPVAIKPQKKQQSKSTKK, encoded by the coding sequence ATGTTTAGTGGAATAGTAGAATCTCTTGGCGAGATTGTTAAAGTAAGCAAAGAAGGTAGCAATATTCATTTTACAGTAAAAGCCGATATTGCATCAAAACTGAAAGTTGACCAAAGTGTTTCTCTCGACGGTGTTTGCTTAACCGTTGTAAAAGTAAACAAAAAAGAAAAGAAATACGTTGTTACAGCTATTGAAGAAACGCTCAACAAAACATGTTTGCGTATTTGGGAAAAAGGATACCTTGTAAACCTAGAGCGTAGCATGAAAGCTGATGGTAGATTTGACGGACATATTGTTCAAGGTCATGTTGACCAAACTGCCACCTGTTATAAAGTAGAAACTTTTGACGGAAGCTGGAAGTATTTTTTCAAATACGACCCTAAAAAAAATAATTTTACAGTAAAAAAAGGTTCTATTTGTGTAAATGGAGTAAGCTTAACTGTGGTTGATAGCGAATACGACATGTTTTCCGTTGCAATAATTCCTTATACTTACGAAAACACAAATTTTCACAAAATCAAGGAAGGAACTATTGTTAACATAGAATTTGATATTATTGGAAAATACATGCAAAAATTAATGGAATTGTATTTTGTACAAGAAAAACCTGTTGCTATAAAACCTCAAAAAAAACAACAAAGCAAATCAACAAAAAAATAA
- a CDS encoding acetyl-CoA carboxylase biotin carboxyl carrier protein subunit — protein sequence MKIISKKTKKSSEENSVEKVKYENFNSGEGNFKTLFSKKYLARKPYSPVNPKFVYSAIPGTITDILVEVGEDVDENSVLLVLEAMKMQNKITAPINGKVKKIDVKKGDKIPKNFLMIEFE from the coding sequence ATGAAAATAATATCTAAAAAAACAAAAAAATCAAGCGAAGAGAATAGTGTTGAAAAGGTAAAATATGAAAATTTTAATAGTGGAGAAGGTAATTTCAAAACTCTTTTCTCAAAAAAGTATTTAGCCCGAAAGCCATATTCTCCTGTTAATCCAAAGTTTGTTTATTCTGCTATTCCTGGAACAATTACGGACATTTTAGTTGAGGTTGGAGAAGATGTTGATGAAAATAGCGTTTTGCTTGTGCTAGAAGCAATGAAAATGCAAAATAAGATCACTGCTCCAATTAATGGAAAAGTAAAGAAAATAGACGTTAAAAAAGGGGATAAAATCCCTAAAAATTTCTTAATGATAGAATTTGAATAA